One window from the genome of Streptococcus parasanguinis encodes:
- the merA gene encoding mercury(II) reductase, whose translation MNKFKVNISGMTCTGCEKHVESALEKIGAKNIESSYRRGEAVFELSDDIEVESAIKAIADANYHPGEAEEFQSEQKTNLLKKYRLNVEGMTCTGCEEHIAVALENAGAKGIEVDFRRGEALFELPYDVDIDIAKIAITDAQYQPGEAEEIQVQSEKRTDVSLNDEGNYDYDYIIIGSGGAAFSSAIEAVTLNAKVAMIERGTVGGTCVNVGCVPSKTLLRAGEINHLAKNNPFVGLHTSASNVDLAPLVKQKNDLVTEMRNEKYVNLIDDYGFELIKGEAKFVNENTVEVNGNQITAKRFLIATGASSTAPNIPGLDEVDYLTSTSLLELKKVPNRLTVIGSGYIGMELGQLFHNLGSEVTLIQRSERLLKEYDPEISEAITKALTEQGINLVTGATYERVEQDGDIKKVHVEINGKKRIIEAEQLLIATGRKPNTESLNLHAAGVEVGSRGEIVIDDYLKTTNSRIYSAGDVTLGPQFVYVAAYEGGLAARNAIGGLNQKVNLEVVPGVTFTSPSIATVGLTEQQAKEKGYEVKTSVLPLDAVPRALVNRETTGVFKLVADAKTLKVLGAHVVAENAGDVIYAATLAVKFGLTVGDLRETMCPYLTMAEGLKLAVLTFDKDVSKLSCCAG comes from the coding sequence ATGAATAAATTTAAGGTAAACATTTCAGGAATGACTTGTACGGGTTGTGAAAAACACGTAGAATCAGCACTTGAAAAGATAGGTGCTAAAAATATTGAGTCTAGTTATCGTCGTGGTGAAGCAGTATTTGAACTGTCCGATGATATTGAGGTTGAAAGTGCAATAAAGGCGATTGCTGACGCAAATTATCACCCGGGCGAAGCAGAAGAATTTCAATCGGAACAAAAGACGAATTTATTGAAAAAATATCGGCTAAACGTTGAAGGAATGACCTGCACTGGTTGTGAAGAACATATTGCGGTTGCTCTTGAAAATGCAGGTGCAAAAGGGATTGAAGTAGACTTTCGTCGCGGAGAAGCACTGTTTGAACTACCGTATGATGTAGACATTGATATCGCGAAAATAGCGATTACTGACGCACAATATCAACCGGGCGAAGCAGAAGAAATACAAGTGCAATCGGAAAAAAGGACAGATGTAAGTTTAAATGATGAAGGTAACTATGATTATGATTACATCATCATCGGTTCTGGTGGAGCTGCCTTTTCATCTGCCATTGAAGCCGTTACTTTGAACGCAAAAGTGGCTATGATTGAGCGTGGAACGGTGGGTGGAACTTGCGTTAATGTCGGATGCGTTCCTTCTAAGACCTTATTAAGAGCAGGGGAAATCAATCATCTAGCAAAAAATAATCCATTTGTGGGATTACACACTTCGGCTTCAAATGTTGATTTAGCGCCATTAGTAAAACAAAAGAATGATTTAGTAACCGAGATGCGAAATGAAAAATATGTGAATTTAATTGATGATTATGGTTTTGAATTAATAAAAGGTGAAGCAAAATTCGTAAATGAAAATACAGTTGAAGTAAATGGCAATCAAATCACAGCCAAAAGATTTTTAATAGCTACAGGTGCTTCTTCAACTGCACCTAATATTCCCGGATTAGATGAAGTAGATTATTTAACAAGCACTAGCTTATTGGAATTAAAGAAGGTTCCAAATCGTCTTACCGTAATTGGTTCAGGATATATCGGCATGGAATTAGGACAACTATTTCATAACCTCGGGTCAGAAGTCACTTTGATTCAAAGAAGCGAGCGTCTATTAAAAGAATACGATCCTGAAATTTCAGAAGCCATTACTAAGGCCTTAACAGAACAGGGAATTAACTTAGTAACAGGTGCAACCTATGAACGAGTTGAGCAAGATGGAGACATTAAAAAAGTTCATGTTGAGATAAATGGTAAAAAGCGAATTATTGAAGCAGAACAATTGCTAATTGCCACTGGAAGAAAACCAAATACAGAATCATTAAACTTACATGCAGCAGGCGTTGAAGTTGGTTCCCGTGGTGAAATTGTCATTGATGATTATCTTAAAACGACCAATTCCCGAATTTATTCAGCTGGAGATGTCACTCTCGGTCCCCAATTTGTTTATGTAGCTGCTTATGAAGGTGGACTTGCTGCTCGTAATGCAATCGGAGGACTAAATCAAAAGGTCAATTTAGAAGTGGTTCCAGGCGTTACGTTTACTTCTCCATCGATTGCAACGGTTGGTTTAACGGAGCAACAGGCAAAAGAAAAAGGATATGAAGTGAAAACATCGGTATTGCCGTTGGATGCTGTTCCAAGAGCGCTCGTTAATCGGGAAACAACAGGTGTTTTCAAATTAGTGGCAGACGCGAAAACATTGAAAGTGTTAGGGGCGCATGTAGTGGCAGAAAACGCAGGAGACGTAATTTATGCAGCAACATTAGCTGTGAAATTCGGTTTAACTGTTGGAGATCTGAGAGAAACGATGTGTCCATATCTAACAATGGCAGAAGGATTGAAGCTGGCTGTCCTAACTTTTGACAAAGATGTTTCGAAATTATCTTGCTGTGCAGGCTAA
- the merR gene encoding Hg(II)-responsive transcriptional regulator translates to MIYRISEFADKCGVNKETIRYYERKNLLQEPHRTEAGYRIYSYDDVKRVGLIKRIQELGFSLSEIYKLLGVVDKDEVRCQDMFEFVSKKQKEVQKQIEDLKRIETMLDDLKQRCPDEKQLHSCPIIETLT, encoded by the coding sequence ATGATTTATCGCATTAGTGAGTTTGCAGATAAATGTGGAGTTAATAAAGAAACGATCAGATATTACGAGCGAAAAAATTTATTACAAGAACCTCACCGAACGGAAGCTGGTTATCGGATATATTCATATGATGACGTTAAGCGTGTTGGGCTTATTAAACGAATACAGGAACTTGGTTTCTCTTTAAGCGAGATTTATAAATTACTTGGTGTTGTAGATAAAGATGAAGTTCGTTGTCAAGATATGTTCGAATTTGTTTCTAAAAAACAAAAGGAAGTGCAAAAACAAATAGAGGATTTAAAACGAATTGAAACTATGTTAGACGACTTAAAACAACGATGTCCAGATGAAAAGCAATTACATTCGTGTCCAATAATAGAAACATTAACATGA